One stretch of Bombina bombina isolate aBomBom1 chromosome 7, aBomBom1.pri, whole genome shotgun sequence DNA includes these proteins:
- the CFL1 gene encoding cofilin-1, with product MASGVKVCDDVIKTFNDMKVRKFCTPEEIKKRKKAVLFCLSHDKKSIILEEGKELLVGDCGTVVEDPYKHFVDMLPANDCRYALYDATYETKESKKEDLVFLFWAPEDAPLKSKMIYASSKDAIKKKFTGIKHEWQANHKEDIKDRSTLAEKLGGNTVISLEGKPL from the exons gcctcAGGTGTGAAAGTTTGCGATGACGTGATCAAGACATTCAATGACATGAAGGTACGCAAATTCTGCACCCCTGAGGAGATCAAGAAACGCAAGAAGGCTGTTCTCTTCTGCTTGAGTCACGATAAGAAAAGCATTATCCTGGAAGAGGGGAAGGAACTCTTAGTAGGAGACTGTGGAACTGTTGTGGAGGACCCCTACAAGCACTTCGTAGACATGCTGCCCGCTAATGACTGCCGTTATGCACTGTATGATGCCACCTATGAGACAAAAGAGTCAAAGAAAGAGGACTTAGTCTTCCTCTTCTG GGCTCCTGAAGATGCTCCTCtaaaaagcaaaatgatctatgcCAGCTCTAAAGATGCGATCAAGAAGAAATTCACAG GTATCAAGCACGAGTGGCAAGCAAACCACAAAGAAGATATCAAGGATCGCAGTACCCTTGCTGAAAAGTTGGGAGGGAACACGGTCATCTCCCTGGAAGGAAAGCCCTTGTGA